In the Helianthus annuus cultivar XRQ/B chromosome 11, HanXRQr2.0-SUNRISE, whole genome shotgun sequence genome, one interval contains:
- the LOC110887446 gene encoding trihelix transcription factor PTL, translating into MEMNENSYGMMDLHYAMVMLGGGGGGNGGGINPFGSDSTMGMGSATSGLSGDSGSGGVGGGSGGLDMEVGGRWSKEETLALLDIRAKLDSKFKAANHKGHLWDEVSMIMCGEHGYKRSGKKCSEKFENLYKYYKKIKEGKAGRQDKKHYRFFHQLEAICGETSANANANSVANTTSPPFLEDGYHPKMEGTLAKKRWKAKITDFIETKMNTIMEKQDKWMEKMMNTIEEKEKERISKEKQWRKEEAARLEREKTFRLHERARMMSREAALMEALHKLTKNESTIDASCSKHCNDQDQIVTGWGENETAQLIELRNSMETRFEKGGCMEDVLWEEIAITMASLGYNRSALICKAKWDHINFLWRNKKQKGCSNSSYDHHDPNFHQVGERFVTFNDQQIRDGGNRVFMSDPHEMMWNYYGKTKENI; encoded by the exons ATGGAAATGAATGAAAATAGTTATGGGATGATGGATCTGCACTATGCCATGGTGATGttaggtggaggtggaggtggtaaTGGTGGTGGTATTAATCCATTTGGATCTGATTCTACAATGGGTATGGGGTCAGCAACCTCGGGTCTTAGCGGCGACAGCGGCAGCGGTGGTgtgggtggtggtagtggtggtttgGATATGGAGGTTGGTGGAAGATGGTCAAAGGAAGAAACCCTAGCACTTCTTGACATCAGAGCAAAGCTTGATTCTAAGTTCAAAGCAGCTAATCACAAGGGCCATTTGTGGGATGAAGTTTccat GATAATGTGTGGGGAGCATGGGTATAAAAGAAGTGGGAAGAAATGCAGTGAGAAGTTTGAGAATTTGTACAAGTATTACAAGAAGATTAAAGAAGGGAAAGCTGGAAGACAAGACAAGAAACATTACCGGTTCTTTCACCAATTAGAAGCTATATGCGGTGAAACAAGCGCTAATGCTAACGCGAATTCAGTCGCGAATACAACATCCCCTCCATTTCTAGAAGATGGTTATCATCCAAAAATGGAGGGGACGTTGGCAAAGAAGCGCTGGAAGGCGAAGATAACGGACTTTATCGAAACAAAAATGAACACAATTATGGAGAAACAAGACAAAtggatggagaagatgatgaatacaatagaagaaaaagaaaaggagagGATTTCAAAAGAGAAACAATGGAGGAAAGAAGAGGCTGCAaggttagagagagagaaaacatTTCGATTACACGAGCGCGCAAGGATGATGTCTCGAGAGGCGGCTTTAATGGAAGCTTTGCACAAGTTAACCAAGAACGAATCCACAATTGACGCGTCTTGTAGTAAGCATTGTAATGATCAAGACCAAATTGTCACAGGTTGGGGAGAAAATGAGACTGCACAACTAATAGAACTAAGAAATAGCATGGAAACAAGATTTGAGAAAGGAGGGTGTATGGAAGATGTTCTTTGGGAAGAAATTGCTATAACAATGGCTTCTTTGGGTTACAACAGGAGTGCATTAATCTGCAAGGCTAAGTGGGATCACATTAATTTTCTGTGGAGAAACAAGAAACAAAAAGGGTGCTCAAACTCTTCTTATGATCACCATGATCCCAACTTTCATCAGGTAGGTGAAAGATTTGTTACATTCAATGATCAACAGATCAGGGATGGTGGGAATAGGGTTTTCATGAGTGACCCTCATGAGATGATGTGGAATTACTATGGAAAGACTAAAGAAAATATTTGA